A single region of the Streptomyces sp. NBC_00236 genome encodes:
- a CDS encoding class I SAM-dependent methyltransferase — translation MTHGSPGDHLEQNRRYWDEQAAAWHGPLARDHWAQEEPRWGLWATPESQVSLLPDGLAGMRAIELGCGTAYVSAWLARGGALPVGIDVSEQQLATARAMQTEFGIDFPLLLGNAETVPCADNTFDLAISEYGASLWCDPYQWIPEAARLLVPGGQLVFMRYSALFALCVPSEGPASTTLLRRQFGLTRLDSGNHVQFILPHGEMIRLLRSCGFVVEDLIEVQAPRPAHRDYAEVPADWARQWPSEEIWKARLEG, via the coding sequence ATGACTCATGGCAGCCCCGGGGACCATCTGGAACAGAACCGACGGTACTGGGACGAGCAGGCGGCCGCCTGGCACGGGCCGTTGGCCCGCGACCACTGGGCGCAGGAAGAGCCACGCTGGGGATTGTGGGCCACTCCCGAGTCCCAGGTCTCCCTGCTTCCGGACGGCCTGGCCGGGATGCGCGCCATCGAACTCGGCTGTGGGACCGCCTATGTGTCGGCCTGGCTCGCCCGAGGAGGAGCGCTCCCGGTCGGGATCGACGTCTCCGAGCAGCAGCTCGCCACCGCGCGCGCGATGCAGACGGAGTTCGGCATCGACTTCCCCCTCCTCCTGGGCAATGCCGAGACGGTGCCCTGCGCGGACAACACGTTCGACCTGGCCATCAGCGAGTACGGCGCCTCGTTGTGGTGTGACCCGTACCAATGGATCCCGGAGGCGGCCCGGCTGCTGGTGCCCGGAGGCCAACTGGTCTTCATGCGGTACTCGGCGCTGTTCGCGCTGTGCGTACCGTCCGAAGGGCCGGCGTCGACCACGCTGCTTCGCCGCCAGTTCGGGCTGACCCGGCTGGACTCGGGGAATCACGTGCAGTTCATCCTGCCGCACGGGGAGATGATCCGTCTCCTGCGGTCCTGCGGCTTCGTCGTTGAGGACCTGATCGAGGTTCAGGCGCCCCGGCCGGCGCACAGGGACTACGCCGAAGTTCCCGCGGACTGGGCCCGGCAATGGCCGAGCGAAGAGATCTGGAAGGCCCGCCTGGAAGGCTGA
- a CDS encoding DUF5682 family protein, translated as MSESTIPGTRPTAEAGPFAERRPIAEAAPTAEAAPPTAEAEPATEVAPTPGTPGASPSHDPAPGPGTPEAAVAALAATGPGVPFLIGVRHHAPSLAAALPALLDAAAPDVLLVELPAEFQPWLGWLAHEETEAPVALAAVPADGPGPGPAGERGTAFYPFADFSPELVALRWAARNGVPAVACDLPLADRAWAKGGPGTPVPAPVATDGHGLSDALRSRLTGRDGDDLWDRLVEALAPGSTPEALRRAALLTGWALRHEAEARGGVDRTDLVREAWMRERVAEALASGRRPAVVVGAFHTPALLPSAAGGPAPDACAEAFADAPATAPDPGADGHVNGAAGHVNGAVGTAACTVSLIPYTYPLLDSRSGYPAGIRDPEWQHIVLDAAGDPAALHEALVRTAVRVCAALREQGHPYGPAEGREVVRVAGDLARLRDLPAPGRGELLEAVQTVLGRGETYGTGRAVARALERVLVGARTGRPAPAAPRSGLGPAVEAETAALSLPGPEDAHEKTPRDLRLDPARSTLDRRRELLLRRLTVCGIPYAQEQGVTGAAGTDGLTTRWQVRWTPATAAMLTAAGARGVTPAQAAEGVLRQRRAAEHAEDGPTAAQVVRGLTEAAECGLPGLADERLTELAAVLPASGTLPELLAGLDLLDRIDAGHLAGPAAPDDPSAPDASARAARTAHVAELLTTAAVRQVDGLTGSEEPDDARALLELSQRADRLGGIRLTAALARLAAEGTPLIAAAAGAVRVLTGHEEAEAFGGRVASWVDGAVDSTARAALTARLTGVLTVAGPLLTVGVGALDPLLQRVVELDDTAFLARLPALRGGFDTLSPAARDRLLDTVEERLGERVDTLGADDPAELARRTVADLAARELLTGLGLPVPPPAHDDRFTPQSGHPATTRPAVMPAATHPAVPPAATRPAVTPVTTHPAVMPATTHPIAMSVTALATEAAPARTLAPADRWRLVLGRRSDRLPSGAARLATALDELYGAGHGEGSRGGLPGHGGGSGPHGGREPSFPGVREWSEELAALFGPGIREEVLAAAAVTGRQDVLAELDPAAATPSVELLRTILRYAGGLPEARLAALRPLVRRLVDELTRQLATRLRPALTGAMSPRPTRRPGGRLDLPRTLRANLATARRTAEGTVQVIPEKPVFRSRARRSADWRLILVTDVSGSMEASTIWSALTASVLAGVPTLSTHFLAFSTEVVDLTGHVGDPLSLLLEVSVGGGTHIAAGLRHARSLIAVPSRTLVVVISDFEEGAPLGGLLAEVRALVATGCHVLGCASLDDAGRPRYSTGVAGQLVAAGMPVAALSPLELARWIGEKTA; from the coding sequence ATGAGCGAGTCGACCATTCCCGGGACGCGGCCCACCGCCGAGGCGGGGCCCTTTGCGGAGAGGCGGCCCATCGCCGAGGCGGCGCCCACTGCTGAGGCGGCGCCCCCCACCGCCGAGGCGGAGCCCGCGACTGAGGTGGCGCCCACCCCTGGTACGCCGGGCGCTTCCCCGTCGCACGACCCGGCGCCAGGGCCCGGCACACCGGAGGCCGCGGTGGCGGCGCTCGCGGCGACCGGGCCCGGGGTGCCGTTCCTGATCGGGGTGCGCCACCACGCGCCCTCGCTCGCGGCTGCTCTCCCGGCGCTGCTGGACGCGGCGGCCCCCGACGTCCTGCTCGTCGAGCTGCCCGCCGAGTTCCAGCCCTGGCTGGGCTGGCTCGCCCACGAGGAGACGGAGGCCCCGGTGGCGCTGGCCGCCGTGCCCGCCGACGGCCCCGGGCCCGGCCCGGCAGGTGAACGGGGCACGGCCTTCTACCCGTTCGCGGATTTCTCGCCCGAACTGGTCGCCCTGCGCTGGGCGGCGAGAAACGGCGTCCCGGCCGTGGCCTGCGACCTGCCGCTGGCCGACCGGGCGTGGGCGAAGGGCGGCCCGGGCACCCCGGTCCCCGCCCCCGTGGCGACGGACGGGCACGGGTTGTCCGACGCGCTCCGGTCCCGGCTCACCGGCCGGGACGGCGACGACCTGTGGGACCGGCTGGTGGAGGCCCTCGCACCCGGCTCGACACCCGAGGCGCTCCGCCGTGCAGCCCTGCTCACCGGCTGGGCGCTGCGACACGAGGCGGAGGCGCGGGGCGGGGTGGACCGCACGGACCTGGTGCGCGAGGCATGGATGCGCGAACGGGTGGCCGAGGCCCTGGCGAGCGGGCGGCGGCCCGCCGTGGTGGTCGGAGCCTTCCACACCCCGGCCCTCCTGCCGTCCGCCGCCGGGGGCCCCGCACCGGACGCGTGCGCGGAGGCGTTCGCCGACGCACCCGCCACCGCGCCCGATCCGGGCGCGGACGGGCACGTGAACGGAGCTGCCGGGCACGTGAACGGAGCTGTCGGCACGGCGGCGTGCACGGTTTCCCTGATCCCGTACACGTACCCGCTGCTCGACTCACGGTCCGGCTATCCGGCCGGCATCCGGGACCCGGAGTGGCAGCACATCGTCCTGGACGCCGCCGGGGACCCGGCCGCCCTGCACGAGGCGCTGGTCCGCACCGCCGTCCGAGTCTGCGCGGCCCTGCGTGAACAGGGTCACCCCTACGGCCCGGCGGAGGGCCGGGAGGTCGTCCGGGTGGCCGGTGACCTGGCCCGCCTGCGCGACCTGCCCGCCCCCGGCCGCGGCGAACTCCTGGAAGCCGTGCAGACGGTACTGGGGCGCGGCGAGACCTACGGCACGGGCCGCGCCGTCGCCCGGGCCCTCGAACGCGTACTCGTCGGAGCCCGCACGGGACGGCCCGCGCCCGCCGCTCCCCGCAGCGGACTGGGCCCCGCGGTCGAGGCCGAGACCGCGGCGCTCTCCCTGCCCGGCCCCGAGGACGCGCACGAGAAGACACCGCGCGACCTCCGGCTCGACCCGGCGCGCTCCACCCTGGACCGGCGCCGCGAACTGCTGCTGCGCAGGCTGACGGTGTGCGGCATCCCTTACGCCCAGGAGCAGGGCGTGACCGGCGCGGCGGGGACGGACGGGCTCACGACGCGCTGGCAGGTGCGGTGGACGCCGGCGACGGCCGCGATGCTCACCGCGGCCGGGGCCCGCGGCGTCACCCCGGCCCAGGCGGCCGAGGGCGTGCTGCGGCAGCGGCGCGCGGCCGAACACGCGGAGGACGGCCCGACGGCCGCCCAAGTGGTCCGAGGCCTCACGGAGGCCGCCGAGTGCGGACTCCCCGGCCTTGCCGACGAACGGCTGACGGAACTGGCGGCCGTACTCCCCGCGAGCGGCACCCTTCCCGAACTCCTCGCAGGCCTCGACCTGTTGGATCGCATCGACGCCGGCCACCTGGCGGGCCCGGCCGCGCCCGACGACCCCTCGGCCCCGGACGCCTCCGCCCGCGCCGCCCGCACCGCGCACGTGGCCGAACTCCTGACCACTGCCGCGGTCCGCCAGGTCGACGGCCTGACCGGTTCCGAGGAGCCCGATGACGCCCGAGCCCTGCTCGAACTGTCCCAGCGGGCCGACCGGTTGGGCGGCATCCGGCTGACGGCTGCCCTCGCCCGGCTGGCCGCCGAAGGCACCCCGCTGATCGCCGCGGCCGCCGGAGCGGTCCGGGTGCTCACCGGCCACGAGGAGGCCGAGGCCTTCGGAGGGCGTGTCGCCTCCTGGGTGGACGGAGCCGTGGACAGCACCGCACGGGCCGCGCTCACCGCCCGGCTCACGGGCGTCCTCACGGTGGCGGGTCCGCTCCTGACCGTCGGCGTCGGCGCCCTGGACCCGTTGTTGCAGCGGGTCGTCGAGCTGGACGACACCGCGTTCCTGGCCCGGCTGCCGGCCCTGCGTGGTGGCTTCGACACCTTGAGCCCGGCCGCCCGGGACCGCCTGCTGGACACCGTCGAGGAACGGCTGGGCGAACGGGTGGACACCCTCGGAGCGGACGACCCGGCCGAGCTGGCCCGCCGTACGGTCGCTGACCTCGCGGCCCGCGAGCTCCTGACCGGCCTCGGCCTGCCCGTCCCGCCACCCGCACACGACGACCGGTTCACGCCACAGTCCGGCCACCCCGCCACTACGCGCCCCGCCGTCATGCCCGCCGCTACGCACCCCGCCGTCCCGCCTGCCGCTACGCGCCCCGCCGTCACGCCCGTCACAACGCACCCCGCCGTCATGCCCGCCACAACGCACCCCATCGCCATGTCCGTCACCGCACTCGCCACCGAGGCCGCCCCCGCGCGGACCCTGGCGCCCGCTGACCGGTGGCGGCTCGTGCTCGGCCGGCGTTCCGACCGACTGCCGTCCGGCGCCGCCCGCCTGGCGACCGCTCTGGACGAGCTCTACGGCGCGGGACACGGCGAGGGATCCCGTGGCGGCCTGCCCGGTCACGGCGGCGGATCCGGACCGCACGGCGGCCGGGAACCGTCGTTCCCCGGCGTCCGCGAGTGGTCCGAGGAACTGGCCGCGCTGTTCGGCCCCGGCATCCGCGAGGAGGTCCTCGCCGCCGCAGCCGTGACAGGCCGGCAGGACGTTCTCGCCGAGCTCGACCCGGCTGCCGCCACCCCCTCGGTGGAACTGCTCCGGACGATCCTGCGGTACGCCGGCGGTCTGCCCGAAGCCCGCCTTGCGGCGCTCCGGCCCCTGGTCCGCCGACTGGTCGACGAGCTGACCCGGCAACTCGCCACCCGGCTGCGCCCCGCCCTCACCGGCGCGATGTCGCCCCGGCCCACCCGCCGCCCCGGCGGCCGGCTGGACCTGCCGCGTACGCTGCGCGCCAACCTGGCCACCGCCCGCCGGACGGCCGAAGGAACGGTCCAGGTCATCCCCGAGAAGCCGGTGTTCCGCAGCCGCGCGCGCCGGTCGGCCGACTGGCGCCTGATCCTGGTCACCGACGTCTCCGGATCCATGGAGGCGTCCACGATCTGGTCCGCGCTGACCGCTTCCGTACTCGCCGGGGTGCCCACCCTGAGCACCCATTTCCTGGCCTTCTCCACGGAGGTCGTCGACCTCACCGGCCATGTGGGGGACCCTCTCTCCCTCCTGCTGGAGGTGAGTGTGGGCGGAGGCACGCACATTGCCGCCGGGCTACGGCACGCCCGCAGCCTGATCGCGGTTCCCAGCCGCACCCTTGTCGTCGTCATCAGCGACTTCGAGGAGGGTGCGCCGCTGGGCGGACTGCTGGCCGAGGTACGGGCCCTGGTGGCCACCGGCTGCCACGTCCTCGGGTGCGCGAGTCTCGACGACGCCGGCCGGCCTCGCTACTCGACGGGCGTCGCCGGGCAGCTCGTGGCCGCCGGCATGCCCGTGGCGGCCCTCAGCCCACTCGAACTGGCCCGCTGGATAGGGGAGAAGACCGCATGA
- a CDS encoding TetR/AcrR family transcriptional regulator: MATRDGRPQRRNQVLSREQIIATAIELLDTGGEGALTVRALTERLATGSGAIYYQVGTRDELLDTVTETVITAALTAGPGGGAGAPADEIRLVALALFDSIAEHPWLATRLILQVVRNPVGPVTVGIFERIGRQVSALGVPRDSWFDAASTLVHYILGAVSQNARIDGDASDAEPDREAFFDATATALQELDPQRYPFMHAIVGQIGGHDDREQFLTGIAIVLDGLTRPR, from the coding sequence ATGGCAACGCGAGACGGGCGCCCTCAGCGGCGTAACCAGGTGCTCTCCCGGGAGCAGATCATCGCTACGGCGATCGAGCTGCTGGACACGGGCGGCGAGGGCGCCCTGACCGTCCGGGCGCTGACCGAGCGCCTGGCGACCGGCTCGGGAGCGATCTACTACCAGGTGGGTACGCGCGACGAACTGCTGGACACGGTGACGGAGACCGTGATCACCGCGGCTCTGACGGCCGGGCCCGGCGGAGGTGCGGGCGCACCGGCGGACGAGATCCGCCTCGTCGCGCTGGCGCTGTTCGACTCGATCGCCGAGCATCCATGGCTCGCCACGCGTCTGATCCTCCAGGTCGTACGAAATCCCGTCGGCCCGGTGACCGTGGGGATCTTCGAGAGGATCGGCCGGCAGGTGAGCGCTCTGGGCGTGCCACGGGACTCCTGGTTCGACGCCGCCTCGACGCTCGTGCACTACATCCTCGGGGCGGTCAGCCAGAACGCGCGCATCGACGGGGACGCCTCGGACGCCGAGCCCGACCGCGAAGCGTTCTTCGACGCGACGGCGACGGCGTTGCAGGAGCTCGACCCGCAGCGGTACCCGTTCATGCACGCCATCGTCGGCCAGATCGGCGGGCACGACGACCGCGAGCAATTCCTCACCGGTATCGCGATCGTGCTCGACGGCCTCACTCGCCCGCGCTGA
- a CDS encoding FAD-dependent monooxygenase produces the protein MHDVVIAGGGPVGLFLAGELALAGCSVLVLERDEAPRSPWKALPLGLRGLNAGSAETLHRRGLLDAVIGASRADATKVGAAPDAVEAPAPREVSHFAGMGLDAGDIDVTSLPFRLPGPAMEGFMTSLEALGTVLAEHAASVGVQVVRGAAVTAVAQDDESVVVTAGGQEYPARWLVGCDGGRSTVRRLAGFDFVGTEPLFTGYVAQVVFADPDPAKLPFGFNLTAKGMYLRTPFEGHLGMMDFDGGDFDRSRPLTREHLQDVLRRITGTDVALNGVHRASSFTDRAMQVTDYRAGRVLLAGDAAHIHSPLGGQGLNLGIGDAMNLGWKLAATVHGTASEDLLDTYTNERHPVGASVLDWSRAQVATMKPGPNAAALRQLVHDLMSTPSGTTHVHRNTTGLYNRYDLGSDHPLVGCTAPDFRYEDGTSLGQLLRRGQGVVLDFSSDHALRSAAQDRKGRVAYVPGSPRDGLGFSALLVRPDGVVAWASEHTPDRVMFERAAARWFGSPA, from the coding sequence ATGCACGACGTAGTGATCGCGGGCGGCGGCCCGGTCGGCCTTTTCCTGGCGGGCGAGCTTGCCCTGGCCGGCTGCTCCGTCCTGGTCCTGGAGCGGGACGAGGCACCCCGCTCACCCTGGAAGGCGCTCCCTCTCGGACTGCGGGGCCTCAACGCCGGGTCGGCCGAGACGCTCCACCGTCGCGGGCTGCTCGACGCGGTGATCGGTGCTTCGCGTGCCGACGCGACGAAGGTCGGCGCGGCCCCGGACGCGGTCGAGGCACCGGCTCCCCGCGAGGTGAGCCATTTCGCGGGGATGGGGCTCGACGCGGGAGACATCGACGTGACCTCGCTTCCGTTCCGGTTGCCCGGTCCGGCGATGGAGGGCTTCATGACGAGCCTCGAAGCGCTCGGCACCGTCCTGGCCGAGCACGCCGCCTCCGTCGGTGTCCAGGTCGTCCGGGGTGCTGCCGTCACGGCCGTGGCGCAGGACGACGAGTCCGTCGTCGTCACGGCGGGCGGGCAGGAGTACCCGGCACGCTGGCTGGTGGGATGCGACGGCGGACGCAGCACGGTCCGCCGGCTCGCCGGCTTCGACTTCGTCGGCACCGAGCCGCTGTTCACCGGCTACGTCGCGCAGGTCGTCTTCGCCGACCCCGATCCGGCGAAGCTGCCGTTCGGTTTCAACCTGACGGCGAAAGGCATGTATCTGCGCACCCCGTTCGAGGGGCATCTGGGCATGATGGACTTCGACGGCGGCGACTTCGACCGCTCCCGGCCGCTGACGCGTGAGCACCTGCAAGACGTACTTCGCCGCATCACCGGCACGGACGTCGCCCTCAACGGTGTGCACCGGGCATCCAGCTTCACCGACCGCGCGATGCAGGTGACCGACTACCGCGCGGGGCGTGTGCTGCTGGCGGGCGACGCCGCTCACATCCACTCCCCGCTGGGCGGCCAGGGACTCAACCTCGGTATCGGCGACGCCATGAACCTCGGCTGGAAGCTCGCGGCCACCGTGCACGGCACCGCCTCCGAGGACCTGCTCGACACGTACACCAACGAGCGCCACCCCGTCGGCGCGTCGGTGCTGGACTGGTCGCGCGCCCAAGTGGCCACCATGAAGCCGGGCCCCAACGCCGCCGCCCTGCGGCAACTCGTCCACGACCTGATGAGCACCCCGTCCGGAACGACCCACGTACACCGGAACACGACAGGGCTGTACAACCGCTACGACCTGGGCAGCGACCACCCCCTCGTCGGCTGCACGGCTCCCGACTTCCGCTACGAGGACGGCACCAGCCTCGGGCAGCTGCTGCGGCGGGGCCAGGGTGTCGTACTCGACTTCAGCAGCGACCACGCGCTGCGGTCCGCGGCCCAGGACCGGAAGGGCCGCGTCGCGTACGTGCCGGGCTCGCCGCGCGACGGCCTAGGTTTCTCGGCGCTGCTCGTCCGCCCCGACGGCGTCGTCGCCTGGGCCAGTGAACACACCCCCGACCGCGTCATGTTCGAGCGGGCTGCCGCACGCTGGTTCGGCAGCCCGGCATGA
- a CDS encoding metallophosphoesterase, giving the protein MTDTSEARSADGSAHTTQQSRLRRLMRYIPLIAPVLLWAVPCWVLLHAGQHWPLPVALGGTALFVLGLVAMPLAMARGHGRRQQDWAAIIGDTLLGAGWVLFTWSVLLGVLLRTALTVAGVGDGQNRARIVTWAVLGTAAVLLAWGYAEARRVPRVRELDVELPRLGAGLDGTRVALITDTHYGPLDRARWSERVCAKVNSLEADLVCHTGDIADGTAERRRAQAVPLGTVQATRARVYVTGNHEYYSEAQGWVDLMDELGWEPLRNRHLLLERGGDTLVVAGVDDVTAESSGLAGHRAHLAGALEGADPDLPVLLLAHQPKFVDRAAAGGVDLQLSGHTHGGQIWPFHHLVRIDQPALAGLSRHGTRTLLYTSRGTGFWGPPFRVFAPSEITLLVLRSPQRSSEPPV; this is encoded by the coding sequence GTGACCGACACCAGCGAAGCCCGATCAGCGGACGGTTCGGCGCACACGACCCAGCAGAGTCGACTGCGCCGCCTGATGCGCTACATCCCTTTGATCGCCCCCGTCCTGCTGTGGGCGGTGCCCTGCTGGGTGCTGCTGCACGCCGGCCAGCACTGGCCGCTCCCCGTGGCGCTGGGAGGCACGGCCCTGTTCGTCCTCGGTCTGGTCGCCATGCCGCTCGCGATGGCGCGCGGTCATGGCCGGCGACAGCAGGACTGGGCGGCGATCATCGGAGACACCCTCCTCGGGGCAGGCTGGGTCCTGTTCACCTGGTCCGTGCTGCTCGGCGTCCTGCTGCGTACCGCCCTGACCGTGGCGGGCGTGGGCGACGGCCAGAACCGGGCCAGGATCGTCACCTGGGCGGTGCTCGGCACAGCCGCCGTGCTGCTCGCCTGGGGGTACGCCGAGGCCCGTCGGGTGCCACGGGTCCGCGAGCTCGACGTGGAACTCCCGCGCCTGGGGGCCGGTTTGGACGGCACGCGCGTCGCCCTCATCACCGACACCCACTACGGTCCGCTCGACCGCGCACGCTGGTCGGAGCGGGTCTGCGCGAAGGTCAACAGCCTGGAGGCCGACCTGGTCTGCCACACCGGCGACATCGCGGACGGCACCGCCGAACGCCGCCGAGCCCAGGCCGTTCCGCTCGGCACCGTGCAGGCCACCCGGGCCCGGGTCTACGTCACCGGCAACCACGAGTACTACAGCGAGGCCCAGGGCTGGGTCGACCTGATGGACGAGCTGGGCTGGGAGCCGCTGCGCAACCGTCATCTGCTGCTCGAACGCGGCGGCGACACCCTGGTGGTCGCCGGCGTGGACGACGTCACCGCCGAGTCCTCCGGCCTGGCCGGTCACCGTGCCCACCTCGCCGGAGCCCTGGAAGGCGCCGACCCCGACCTGCCCGTCCTGCTCCTGGCCCACCAGCCCAAGTTCGTCGACCGGGCCGCGGCGGGCGGCGTCGACCTCCAGCTCTCGGGTCACACCCACGGCGGACAGATCTGGCCCTTCCACCACCTGGTCCGCATCGACCAGCCCGCCCTCGCCGGCCTCAGCCGCCACGGCACCCGCACCCTCCTCTACAC
- a CDS encoding ATP-binding protein gives MTNDTTTTVNSTTTGGIPHPTAAPGREPRQVTPPEDRYATELAFLAAHDSGARPPGWLLTPRAVVTFVMGSAGEALALPKGARPGAGVPTRLVIEQKFVGERALVERCVVTLAGERGLLLVGEPGTAKSMLSELLSAAVCGTSALTVQGTAGTTEDQLKYGWNYALLLAQGPTEQALVPSPVLAAMTRGAVARVEEVTRCLPEVQDALVSLLSERRIAVPELAGGEGAQVHAAPGFTLIATANLRDKGVSEMSAALKRRFNFETVGPIADVDAETALVRRQSRAAVERVGAAFQVDDAVLEALVIAFRDLREGRSVEGWEVERPSTVMSTAEAVSVAGALGLAAAYFPGDRDVLSLLPGHLLGVVRKDDPADAARLLGYWDGPVRRRAEQGSATWRALWDLRAVLEN, from the coding sequence ATGACGAACGACACCACGACCACCGTGAACAGCACCACTACGGGCGGCATCCCGCACCCCACGGCGGCTCCCGGACGGGAGCCGCGCCAGGTCACACCGCCCGAGGACCGGTACGCCACCGAGCTGGCCTTCCTCGCCGCCCACGATTCCGGAGCCCGCCCGCCCGGCTGGCTGCTCACCCCGCGCGCCGTCGTCACCTTCGTGATGGGCAGTGCGGGCGAGGCACTGGCCCTGCCGAAGGGCGCCCGGCCCGGAGCCGGGGTGCCGACCCGTCTGGTGATCGAGCAGAAGTTCGTCGGCGAACGTGCCCTGGTCGAACGGTGCGTGGTGACCCTGGCCGGCGAGCGCGGACTCCTCCTCGTGGGCGAGCCGGGCACCGCCAAGTCCATGCTCTCCGAGCTGCTGTCGGCGGCCGTCTGCGGGACCAGTGCGCTCACCGTGCAAGGCACTGCGGGCACCACCGAGGACCAGCTCAAGTACGGCTGGAACTACGCGCTGCTGCTGGCCCAGGGACCGACCGAACAGGCCCTGGTGCCCTCCCCGGTACTCGCCGCCATGACACGGGGCGCCGTCGCCCGCGTCGAGGAGGTCACCCGCTGTCTGCCGGAGGTCCAGGACGCCCTGGTGTCGCTGCTCTCCGAGCGGCGGATCGCGGTCCCCGAACTCGCGGGCGGCGAGGGCGCCCAGGTGCACGCGGCGCCCGGGTTCACCCTCATCGCCACCGCCAACCTGCGGGACAAGGGCGTCTCGGAGATGTCCGCCGCGCTGAAGCGGCGCTTCAACTTCGAGACCGTGGGCCCCATCGCGGACGTGGACGCCGAGACCGCGCTCGTCCGGCGCCAGTCGCGGGCGGCCGTCGAACGCGTGGGTGCCGCCTTCCAGGTGGACGACGCGGTCCTCGAAGCGCTGGTCATCGCCTTCCGGGACCTGCGCGAGGGCCGCTCCGTGGAGGGCTGGGAGGTCGAGCGCCCCTCCACGGTGATGAGCACGGCGGAGGCGGTCTCCGTCGCAGGTGCCCTCGGTCTGGCCGCCGCCTACTTCCCGGGCGACCGGGACGTGCTCTCCCTCCTGCCCGGCCATCTGCTCGGCGTCGTCCGGAAGGACGACCCCGCCGACGCGGCACGGCTGCTGGGGTACTGGGACGGGCCGGTGCGCAGGCGCGCGGAGCAGGGGTCGGCCACCTGGCGTGCCCTGTGGGACCTGCGCGCGGTGCTGGAGAACTGA
- a CDS encoding DUF4132 domain-containing protein codes for MGWVQAGDYEVALEAGKVVCRNGKGRRLKSVPAKLKDDPAVVGLRQLTEWLDRHAHRCLTDVEQWMVRSLPVPTAVLARVWPDPSWQAALRDVVVTGADGGVAGFLRDVDPDRGLGLVDLDGDTVRITPDVVSVPHPVLLDDLDDLRDFAVELGVRQNVEQLFREVWRRPPGLAADTTSVDTYAGGVFKELRFLHGRVTQLGYRTRGGYAVCPVVEDGATAEARIWIGEHDGYDEYGTETGPLGWTDPSGRSLTAAEVGPVTWSEGMRMAAALYAGRDVEDEERAA; via the coding sequence ATGGGGTGGGTTCAGGCGGGTGACTACGAAGTCGCTCTGGAGGCGGGCAAGGTGGTCTGCCGCAACGGGAAGGGCCGGCGGCTGAAGTCCGTCCCGGCCAAGTTGAAGGACGACCCGGCCGTAGTCGGGCTCCGGCAGTTGACCGAGTGGCTGGATCGGCACGCACACCGGTGTCTGACCGACGTCGAGCAGTGGATGGTGCGTTCACTGCCCGTCCCCACGGCCGTGCTCGCCCGGGTCTGGCCCGACCCGTCCTGGCAGGCGGCCCTGCGGGACGTCGTGGTCACCGGTGCGGACGGCGGGGTCGCCGGATTCCTGCGCGATGTCGACCCCGACCGCGGCCTCGGCCTGGTCGACCTGGACGGCGACACGGTCCGCATCACTCCGGACGTCGTCAGCGTGCCCCACCCCGTCCTCCTCGACGACCTCGACGACCTGCGGGACTTCGCGGTCGAGCTGGGGGTGCGCCAGAACGTGGAGCAGTTGTTCCGCGAGGTGTGGCGCCGCCCGCCGGGCCTGGCTGCGGACACCACCTCCGTGGACACCTACGCCGGCGGGGTGTTCAAGGAACTGCGCTTCCTGCACGGCCGTGTCACGCAGCTCGGGTACCGGACACGCGGCGGATACGCGGTCTGCCCGGTCGTCGAGGACGGCGCCACCGCCGAGGCACGCATCTGGATCGGCGAGCACGACGGATACGACGAGTACGGCACGGAGACGGGCCCTCTGGGCTGGACCGACCCTTCGGGGCGCTCGCTGACGGCCGCCGAGGTCGGCCCCGTCACGTGGTCCGAGGGCATGCGCATGGCGGCGGCGCTCTACGCCGGCCGCGACGTGGAGGACGAGGAGCGGGCGGCATGA